The genomic stretch GCCCGAGGGCCACGTCGGCCACGCCCTCCGACCCCGCCCCCGGCCACCCGATGGGCCCGCCCGGCGCCCTGATCTCGGTCGCCCGGCCACCCTGGACGACGAACGCCGGGGGGTGACCGCCGCCCGCCAGCTTCAGGCTCCCGGTGAGGGGCCGGTACCGTCCGACGAGGAGCGTGGCCACCAGGTCGGGGTTCTGGGCGGTGACGATCTCGTCGGCCCGCCGCACCACGTCCTCCAGCGGGCACCCGTCGAGCACCAGCAGGCGGAGGGCGTGGGTGACGGCCAGTGCGTCCTTGGTGGCGGCCACGCCCTTGCCCATCACGTCCACCACCGCGAAGTGCAGGTCGCCGTCGGGCAGGACGATCCAGTCGTGCAGATCCCCACCCGTGGCCACGCCCGGGTCGGCGGGGGAGTAGTAGCTGCCGAGCTCCGTGAACGCGACGTTGGGCCTCTCGGGCATCACGGCCGCCTGGAGCTGGTTGACCATCTGCTGCTCCGACGCGCGCAGCTGCTCGAGCGCATGACGGGTGGCCAGGTTGTCGAGTGCCACGCCGAGATGGGCGGCGAGGACCTGCAGCCCCTCATCCGTCGTGGCGAAGTGGTCGGAGCGGCCGCTGATCGCCACGACGACCCCGTGGTTGGCGCTGTCACCGGAGGGTACGGGCACCGCCAACAGGCTGGTCACGCCGCCGAGGCGGGCGCTCAGGTCACCGTCGCTCCCTGCCCGACCGGCCAGCTCGTCGAGGTCGGCCAGGCGCACTTCGGTCGTGCCGCGGACGGCGGGCTGGAGTGCTCCGTACTGGCGAGGGTCCGCCAATGCTCCGAGACGCGTCGCCGGCTCGCGCTGCGACGGCGCCGGGATCCACCTGGCCAATTCCTCGTCCCCGAGAGGCCAGAAGCCCACGGCATCCGCTCCCGTAAGTGCCAGCGCCGCATCGAGGGCCCACGCGAGCAGGCGGGAGCGGTCGCTGTCGGAGTGCAGCGCCCGCGCCGCGTCGACCAGGAGCGAGGTGGTGGACGGCCTTCCGCCCCGCAGGGGACCGATGGTCGGCAGGGCCACCGCCGCAGGGTAAGACGGGTGGCAGGCGACGGCAAGAACCCGGCGGTGCCGGGAAGGAGCTCGCCGCCACACCTCATTTCGTCGTCCTCGGTGGGCAGGCGAGGCCTATTCGGTGGCTCGGTCGTCCCGATCGATCGCTGGTGACCGCCCGGCCGCGGCCCGTCGATAATTCGGCGCGGGCCCGCCGGCCCGTCGGTCATCATCGAGTCATGGTCGGGACGCCAGCGAACGACGCCGGTCGAGGGGTCCCTCCGTGGACGCCCAGGGTTGCCGTCTTCCTCGTGGCCGAGGCCCTCAGCGCCGTCGGCTCGTGGGCGACCATCGTCGCCGTGTGG from Acidimicrobiales bacterium encodes the following:
- a CDS encoding SpoIIE family protein phosphatase, with product MALPTIGPLRGGRPSTTSLLVDAARALHSDSDRSRLLAWALDAALALTGADAVGFWPLGDEELARWIPAPSQREPATRLGALADPRQYGALQPAVRGTTEVRLADLDELAGRAGSDGDLSARLGGVTSLLAVPVPSGDSANHGVVVAISGRSDHFATTDEGLQVLAAHLGVALDNLATRHALEQLRASEQQMVNQLQAAVMPERPNVAFTELGSYYSPADPGVATGGDLHDWIVLPDGDLHFAVVDVMGKGVAATKDALAVTHALRLLVLDGCPLEDVVRRADEIVTAQNPDLVATLLVGRYRPLTGSLKLAGGGHPPAFVVQGGRATEIRAPGGPIGWPGAGSEGVADVALG